Proteins encoded within one genomic window of uncultured Draconibacterium sp.:
- a CDS encoding BatD family protein — MNKNNNFVGFDTMMKKLVIYIFLFCAAIAARAEQTRFTMSAPSAVEMGQQFRLSFQLNDRGTNLQLPPGLSDNFQILMGPSTGQSTSIQTINGKTTSEVTFSYTYILRAKAEGNFEIRPGSIEVNGKVFESNSLSIQVVKAQAQPSQSQGGVTQPQQGASQNVELDKDNLFVRVDLSKRNVYRGEQIIATVKLYVNPNVPIHGFDEVNLPTYEGFYTQDIDIPQQINFTREVYNDKIYQVGILKKTILFPQQNGRLTIEPFSMALLIRQRVKARSFFDDFFDNYRTVKARVSSDAVSVNVKDLPTEPANFMGGVGNFNVSSEISSTNVTTNDAVTLTMKVSGNGNIRLVRSPELDLPSDFEVYDPRATDNVQANDNGVSGNKTIEYLFQPRFEGEYEIPPIKFAYFNPSSGKYVTKSTDAYTLHVEKGTEEQSTTVISSRRKEDLQLIGQDIRFIKQGKPMLQVKGHTFYGSTIFYLIYLITAVLFVILYFVYRKKARENANIALVRNKKANRVAVKRLKAAAGYMKQNNNEAFHEAILKAFWGYLSDKLGIPVADLNRETAVAKLTDRNVAEEVIKDFEEVVDQCEFARYAPSGGSEARHDLYKKAEQTMSRFEKQIKR, encoded by the coding sequence TTGAACAAAAACAATAATTTTGTAGGCTTTGATACAATGATGAAGAAACTGGTAATATATATTTTTCTTTTTTGCGCGGCGATTGCAGCACGGGCCGAACAAACCCGTTTTACCATGTCGGCACCTAGCGCCGTTGAAATGGGACAACAATTCAGGCTTAGCTTCCAACTTAACGACAGGGGAACAAATTTGCAGCTTCCTCCGGGATTAAGCGACAATTTCCAGATTTTGATGGGGCCAAGTACGGGGCAGTCAACAAGCATTCAAACCATTAATGGGAAAACGACTTCGGAAGTAACGTTTTCGTACACCTATATTTTACGGGCCAAAGCGGAGGGAAATTTCGAAATTCGCCCGGGATCGATAGAAGTGAATGGAAAAGTTTTCGAATCTAATTCTTTGTCTATACAGGTGGTAAAAGCGCAAGCTCAACCCAGCCAATCGCAGGGAGGTGTAACGCAGCCACAGCAAGGCGCATCGCAAAATGTGGAGCTCGACAAAGACAACCTTTTTGTGCGTGTTGATTTAAGCAAACGCAATGTTTACCGCGGAGAGCAAATTATTGCCACCGTTAAATTGTACGTAAACCCGAATGTACCCATTCATGGTTTCGATGAAGTAAACCTGCCTACTTACGAAGGTTTTTACACCCAGGACATCGATATTCCGCAGCAGATTAATTTCACCCGCGAGGTGTACAACGATAAAATTTATCAGGTTGGTATATTAAAAAAGACCATCCTTTTCCCACAACAAAACGGGCGGTTAACAATCGAGCCGTTCAGTATGGCACTGCTGATCCGCCAGCGGGTAAAAGCACGTAGTTTCTTCGACGATTTTTTCGACAATTACCGCACCGTAAAAGCGCGTGTTAGCAGCGATGCTGTTTCGGTAAATGTAAAAGACCTGCCAACCGAGCCGGCCAACTTCATGGGCGGTGTGGGTAATTTTAATGTGTCGTCGGAAATTAGCAGTACCAATGTTACCACCAACGACGCAGTTACACTTACCATGAAAGTATCGGGTAACGGAAATATCCGTTTGGTACGTTCTCCGGAACTGGATCTGCCAAGCGATTTTGAAGTGTACGACCCGCGTGCAACCGACAATGTACAAGCCAACGACAACGGCGTTTCGGGAAATAAAACTATTGAGTACCTCTTCCAGCCTCGTTTTGAAGGCGAATATGAAATTCCGCCGATCAAGTTTGCCTACTTTAATCCTTCATCAGGAAAATATGTAACCAAATCAACCGATGCTTATACGCTGCACGTTGAAAAAGGAACGGAAGAGCAATCGACAACTGTTATCAGTTCGCGACGTAAAGAAGACCTGCAATTGATCGGACAGGATATTCGTTTCATCAAGCAAGGTAAACCGATGTTACAGGTGAAAGGACATACTTTTTACGGAAGCACCATCTTTTATTTAATCTACCTGATTACTGCCGTGCTGTTTGTGATCTTGTATTTCGTGTATCGTAAAAAAGCCCGCGAAAACGCCAACATTGCGCTGGTACGTAATAAAAAGGCCAACCGAGTGGCTGTAAAACGTTTAAAAGCGGCTGCCGGTTATATGAAACAAAACAACAACGAAGCATTCCACGAAGCGATTCTAAAAGCGTTCTGGGGCTACCTGAGCGACAAACTTGGAATTCCGGTTGCCGACCTGAACCGCGAAACAGCAGTGGCAAAACTTACCGATCGAAATGTGGCTGAAGAAGTGATCAAAGACTTTGAAGAAGTTGTTGACCAGTGCGAATTTGCACGTTATGCTCCATCCGGAGGATCAGAAGCACGTCATGATTTGTATAAGAAGGCTGAGCAAACAATGAGCCGTTTTGAAAAACAAATTAAACGCTAG
- a CDS encoding tetratricopeptide repeat protein has product MKRILIFILLIAPFFVFAQETNEQLWEKANAYYTTEEYQQALSAYEQILATGEESAKVYFNLGNAYFKTGDINNAILNYERAKVLAPHDEDIAFNLQVANQYVVTQIEELPKPFFLRWKDSVINKYPTDTWAYISIGSFVLFLLLLGAFFFSKTVAVKRLSFWIGIFAVLLSAFAVSHAAQQKARINNRNTAIVFCPRVTVKSSPSETGTDLFLIYEGLKLEITDQLDSWTEIKLADGNQGWLPDSCIVRI; this is encoded by the coding sequence ATGAAAAGGATATTAATATTCATACTACTTATAGCTCCGTTTTTTGTGTTCGCACAAGAAACAAATGAGCAACTTTGGGAGAAAGCGAACGCTTATTATACCACCGAAGAATACCAGCAAGCCCTATCTGCTTACGAGCAAATTTTAGCTACCGGAGAAGAATCGGCAAAGGTATATTTCAACCTGGGAAATGCCTACTTTAAAACCGGCGACATCAACAATGCCATTTTAAATTACGAACGCGCCAAAGTACTGGCGCCGCACGACGAAGACATTGCATTCAACCTGCAGGTTGCCAACCAGTATGTTGTTACACAAATTGAAGAATTGCCAAAACCGTTTTTCCTGCGTTGGAAAGATTCGGTGATAAACAAATACCCAACCGATACCTGGGCATACATAAGTATTGGCTCGTTTGTATTGTTCCTACTGCTGTTAGGTGCGTTTTTCTTTAGCAAAACAGTTGCCGTAAAACGCCTCTCGTTTTGGATAGGTATTTTCGCCGTCCTTTTGTCGGCGTTTGCGGTCTCACATGCTGCACAACAAAAGGCAAGGATCAATAACCGAAACACCGCTATCGTTTTTTGCCCCCGTGTTACGGTAAAAAGTTCGCCAAGCGAAACCGGCACCGACTTGTTCCTGATCTATGAAGGATTAAAACTGGAAATTACCGATCAGCTCGACAGCTGGACCGAAATAAAACTGGCCGACGGTAACCAGGGATGGCTCCCCGATTCTTGTATTGTACGAATCTAA
- a CDS encoding aconitate hydratase, with translation MFDLDLVKKVYSELPGKVEKAKGLLNKPMTYAEKILYSHLFAAQELAAFKRGADYVDFAPDRVAMQDATAQMALLQFINSGKKRTAVPSTVHCDHLIQAQVEGKTDLSVSKNANAEVFNFLESVSNKYGIGFWKPGAGIIHQVVLENYAFPGGMMIGTDSHTVNAGGLGMVAIGVGGADAVDVMAGMAWELKMPKMIGVKLTGKLSGWAAPKDVILKVAGILTVKGGTGAIIEYFGEGAKSLSATGKGTICNMGAEVGATTSIFAYDESMERYLRATGRAEVAELANGVKEHLDADAEVYANPEQYYDELIEINLSELEPHVNGPFTPDRATPISKMKEEAEANGWPMDISVGLIGSCTNSSYEDISRAASIAKQAEEKGLVTQAEFTITPGSEQVRYTIERDGFIDTFEKIGGKVFANACGPCIGQWARPGAEKGEKNTIVHSFNRNFSKRADGNPNTHAFVTSPEIVTALAIAGRLDFNPATDTLTNKNGEEVKLDLPKGEELPSKGFDVKDPGFQAPAKNGSNVEVNVAEDSKRLQLLYPFEAWDGNNISGAKLLIKAQGKCTTDHISMAGPWLRFRGHLDNISNNMLIGAVNAFNEETNKVKNQLTGEYDAVPAVQRNYKAFGIPTVVVGDQNYGEGSSREHAAMEPRHLGVKAVIVKSFARIHETNLKKQGMLGLTFDNENDYDLIQEDDVFNFVDLVDFAPDKPLTVEVVHADGSKDTIKVNHTYNDQQIEWFKAGSALNLIKKQNA, from the coding sequence ATGTTTGATTTAGACCTAGTAAAAAAAGTGTATTCAGAACTTCCCGGCAAGGTAGAAAAAGCCAAAGGCCTTCTGAATAAACCAATGACGTACGCAGAAAAAATTCTTTATTCTCACCTGTTTGCAGCGCAGGAATTAGCTGCTTTTAAACGTGGAGCAGATTATGTTGATTTTGCTCCCGACCGTGTAGCCATGCAGGACGCCACTGCCCAGATGGCATTACTTCAATTTATTAACTCAGGAAAAAAGCGGACAGCCGTTCCGTCAACCGTACATTGCGACCACTTAATTCAGGCGCAGGTTGAAGGAAAAACCGACCTCTCAGTTTCAAAAAATGCCAATGCCGAGGTATTTAATTTCCTGGAGTCTGTTTCTAACAAATACGGAATTGGCTTCTGGAAACCCGGAGCAGGTATTATTCACCAGGTAGTCTTGGAAAATTATGCGTTCCCCGGTGGAATGATGATCGGAACCGATTCGCACACTGTTAATGCAGGCGGACTGGGGATGGTTGCTATTGGAGTTGGTGGTGCCGACGCTGTTGACGTGATGGCAGGAATGGCCTGGGAGCTGAAGATGCCAAAAATGATCGGTGTAAAACTCACCGGTAAATTAAGTGGCTGGGCGGCTCCAAAAGATGTGATTCTAAAAGTGGCCGGTATTCTTACCGTAAAAGGTGGAACCGGAGCTATTATCGAATATTTTGGTGAAGGTGCAAAATCGCTTTCAGCAACCGGTAAAGGAACCATTTGTAACATGGGCGCCGAAGTAGGTGCAACCACAAGTATTTTTGCTTACGATGAAAGCATGGAGCGTTATTTACGCGCTACAGGTCGTGCAGAAGTGGCAGAACTGGCCAACGGTGTAAAAGAACACCTTGATGCCGATGCCGAAGTTTATGCAAATCCTGAACAATATTACGACGAGCTGATCGAGATCAATCTTTCAGAACTGGAACCACACGTAAACGGGCCATTTACTCCCGACCGTGCCACTCCTATCTCGAAAATGAAAGAGGAAGCCGAAGCCAACGGATGGCCAATGGACATTTCTGTGGGATTGATTGGTAGCTGTACCAACTCATCGTACGAAGATATTTCGCGCGCTGCATCGATTGCCAAACAAGCTGAAGAAAAAGGTTTGGTAACCCAGGCAGAATTTACCATTACACCGGGATCGGAGCAAGTGCGTTACACCATCGAACGCGATGGATTTATTGATACTTTCGAGAAAATTGGCGGAAAAGTATTTGCTAACGCTTGTGGTCCTTGTATCGGTCAGTGGGCACGCCCTGGAGCAGAAAAGGGAGAGAAAAACACGATTGTACACTCGTTCAACCGCAACTTCTCGAAACGTGCCGACGGTAACCCGAATACCCACGCATTTGTAACATCGCCCGAGATTGTAACAGCACTGGCAATTGCAGGACGTCTTGATTTTAATCCGGCAACAGATACATTGACCAACAAAAACGGCGAAGAAGTAAAACTCGACCTTCCAAAAGGAGAAGAACTTCCAAGCAAAGGTTTCGATGTGAAAGATCCGGGATTCCAGGCACCTGCCAAAAACGGATCGAATGTTGAAGTAAATGTTGCTGAAGACTCAAAACGTCTGCAACTGCTGTATCCATTTGAAGCCTGGGACGGCAACAATATCTCGGGTGCAAAACTATTGATTAAAGCACAGGGAAAATGTACCACCGATCACATTTCAATGGCCGGCCCGTGGTTACGTTTTCGTGGTCATCTGGATAATATTTCGAATAACATGCTGATTGGTGCCGTTAACGCGTTTAACGAAGAAACCAACAAAGTAAAAAACCAGCTTACCGGCGAATACGATGCAGTTCCTGCGGTACAACGCAATTACAAAGCGTTTGGAATACCTACGGTTGTAGTTGGCGACCAGAACTACGGAGAAGGATCGTCGCGCGAACATGCCGCCATGGAACCACGCCATTTGGGAGTTAAAGCCGTTATCGTTAAATCGTTTGCACGTATCCACGAAACCAACCTGAAAAAGCAGGGAATGTTAGGATTGACATTCGATAACGAAAACGATTACGACCTGATTCAGGAAGACGATGTATTCAACTTTGTTGATCTGGTAGATTTTGCACCGGACAAACCACTGACTGTTGAAGTTGTTCATGCCGATGGTTCAAAAGACACCATTAAAGTGAACCACACTTACAATGATCAACAGATTGAATGGTTCAAAGCAGGATCAGCATTGAATCTTATCAAAAAGCAAAACGCATAA
- a CDS encoding isocitrate dehydrogenase (NADP(+)): MQKIKVKNPVVELDGDEMTRVIWDFIKQKLILPYLDIELKYYDLGMESRDATDDQITIDAAHAIQKYGVGVKCATITPDEARVEEFDLKKMWKSPNGTIRNILGGTVFREPIMISNIPRLVPGWKQPICIGRHAFGDQYRATDFLTKGKGKLTITFTPEDGSEPISHEVFDFEGNGLAMAMYNTDESIIGFAHSCMNQALDKGWPLYMSTKNTILKAYDGRFKDLFQMVYENEYREKFEAKGIWYEHRLIDDMVAAALKWEGGFVWACKNYDGDVQSDTVAQGFGSLGLMTSTLVTPDGKTMEAEAAHGTVTRHFRQHQQGKPTSTNPIASIFAWTRGLAFRGKLDENQELIDFSHALEQVCIETVESGKMTKDLALIIHGKELQEVHYLTTEQFLEALDENLQAKLN; the protein is encoded by the coding sequence ATGCAGAAGATTAAAGTAAAAAATCCGGTTGTTGAGCTCGACGGTGATGAAATGACCCGGGTAATTTGGGATTTCATCAAACAAAAATTAATTCTACCCTATCTTGATATCGAATTGAAATATTACGATTTGGGAATGGAAAGCCGCGATGCTACCGACGACCAAATTACAATAGACGCAGCCCATGCCATCCAAAAATATGGCGTTGGGGTAAAATGTGCCACCATTACTCCCGACGAAGCACGTGTGGAAGAATTCGACCTGAAAAAGATGTGGAAATCGCCAAACGGCACTATCCGTAATATTTTAGGTGGAACTGTATTCCGCGAGCCAATCATGATTTCGAATATTCCGCGTTTGGTACCGGGTTGGAAACAACCAATTTGTATCGGTCGTCACGCGTTTGGAGACCAGTACCGCGCGACCGATTTTCTTACAAAAGGAAAAGGGAAACTTACCATAACATTTACACCTGAAGACGGTAGCGAACCGATTTCACACGAAGTTTTCGATTTTGAAGGAAACGGACTGGCAATGGCCATGTACAATACCGATGAATCGATTATTGGGTTTGCACACTCATGTATGAATCAGGCGCTTGACAAAGGATGGCCATTGTACATGTCAACAAAAAATACGATCTTAAAAGCCTACGACGGTCGTTTTAAAGACCTTTTCCAGATGGTTTACGAGAATGAGTACCGCGAAAAATTCGAAGCTAAAGGAATTTGGTACGAGCACCGTTTGATCGACGATATGGTAGCTGCCGCCCTGAAGTGGGAAGGTGGTTTTGTATGGGCTTGTAAAAACTACGACGGCGACGTACAAAGCGACACCGTAGCACAAGGTTTTGGCTCCTTGGGTTTAATGACCTCAACATTGGTAACTCCTGATGGAAAGACCATGGAAGCCGAAGCAGCTCATGGAACGGTAACACGCCACTTCCGTCAGCACCAGCAGGGAAAACCAACATCAACGAATCCAATTGCATCGATTTTTGCCTGGACACGAGGTTTGGCATTCCGTGGAAAACTGGACGAAAACCAGGAATTGATCGACTTTTCTCATGCATTGGAACAAGTTTGTATTGAAACCGTAGAATCGGGCAAGATGACCAAAGACCTGGCATTGATCATTCACGGTAAAGAATTGCAGGAAGTGCACTATTTAACTACTGAGCAGTTTTTGGAAGCGTTGGACGAAAATTTACAAGCCAAGTTGAATTAA
- a CDS encoding GxxExxY protein translates to MDKIENQISYDVRGAIFKVYNSLGPGLFESVYEIALSYEIEKLGYAVKRQVALPFVYEEIKFEQGFRIDILVEDKVIIELKSVEALSDVYYKQVLTYLKLSDKKLGILVNFNSDNISNNIKRIVNNL, encoded by the coding sequence ATGGATAAAATTGAAAATCAAATTTCTTATGACGTAAGAGGAGCGATTTTCAAAGTTTACAATTCACTGGGACCGGGACTATTTGAATCGGTTTACGAAATAGCTTTAAGTTACGAAATTGAAAAATTAGGATACGCTGTAAAACGACAAGTGGCACTGCCATTTGTATACGAAGAAATAAAGTTTGAACAGGGATTCAGAATTGACATTTTGGTAGAAGATAAAGTAATTATCGAGTTAAAATCAGTTGAGGCTTTGTCAGATGTATACTACAAACAAGTGCTGACTTATCTGAAACTCTCCGATAAGAAACTTGGAATACTGGTCAATTTCAATTCGGATAACATTTCAAACAATATTAAAAGGATAGTAAACAATTTATAG